The Kribbella sp. HUAS MG21 genome includes the window GCAGCCGGTCGGTCCCAAGCTCACTTGACCCGCTGCAATGTCCCGTCCGCGCCGACGCCGATCACCGTCGTCACACCGTCGACCTTGAGGTTCACCAGCATGCGTGAGCCCTGCCAGGAGGTCGTGTACGAGACGACCGCGTTGGTCCGCGTCGGTGCGATCACCGACAGGATGCTCGCGTTCTGCCCCGAGCGGTTGAACTTCACCACCGGAGCCGGCAGCCGCTTGTCGATGGTCGTGTAGTGCCAGCCCTGCACCGGATCGGCGGCCCCGGTCACCACCTCGATCGGCGTGGTCTGCTGCTGGAACGGGATCTGCAGCAACGTCGTCTTCACGCGGTCGCCGGGTCTCGCCGCCACCGCCCGGTCGTTGCCGCTGACAACCACCTTCTGATCAGCCGGCAGGTGCCACAACGCCGAGTACTGCTGGGAGGTCGCCGACGCGCCGCGATCCAGTACCACCATCAGATCCGGGTCCTTCAGCATCAGCACGCCGCGCGTCCGGTCGACCGGCCCGAGCTTGTCCTTCAGCTCGTAGAACTCCGACGTGTCCTTGATCGACGACCGCACCAGCTTCGTCTCCGGGTGCTCGGCCGCCGTCGAGGCCACGGTCAGCTCGTTGTGCGCGAACTGGCTCTTCGCCCAGCTCCGCCAGTCGTCCCACTTGTAGCCCGAGTGCCCGCCGTCGATCAGGATGTCCCGCCCGCGCGACGTGTAGGTGACCGACGTGTGATCCTCGTGCCCGTGCAGTTTCCGCACCGGCCCGAACCGGATGCTGTACGTCGACTCCTGCGTGAACGGCCGCGTCTCGCCCCACCCGGTCCGCCCGAACACGTACCCGCCGTCGAAGATCCCGATCCGCTGCGTCGGCCGGATCCCGCGCGCGCCGAGCGTACCGGCGTACTCGAGCACCGTGCCCGGTACCGGCACCGTCTTCACCACTTCGGAGTCCCCGAGTTGCGGCAGGTTGCCGAGCGAGTTGGTCGCGAGCGCGAGCCATTTCGCGAGTTCCCGGCGGCGCGCCGTGATCGTCGTCCCCGGATCGACGCCGCATTTCCGCAGTACGTCGATCGCGCGTCCCCACAACGCGTAGTTGAACTGCGCGTACGCCGTCGACTGCTCGTTGGTCGTGCCCTGTGTGTCGATCGAGGTCTTGATCGCGCTCGTCAACCGGTCGGCCGCGAGCTTCTTGAGGTCGTGCCGCCCCAGCGTGCAGCCGACTCCGAAGAGCGCGAGGCTTTCGTCGGTGCCGTGGTTCCAGTCGCCGCTGTAGTTCTTCTGCAGGAACCAGGCGTGCTTCAGCAGCGCGTCGTCCAGCCAGGCGTAGCTCGGCGGCAGCTTGGTCACGCGCAGGCCGGACAGCACCGCCTGCCGCAGGCAGATCAGCACGTTGGTGCGGTGCATCGTCGACTCGTACGCGCCGACGTCGGCCTTCCACGAGTACGGGTTGTCCTTCACCCAGTCGCGCACGATCGCGGTGACGTGCTGCAGGGCCCGCCGGTCGCCCTTCGCCCCGGCGTTGATTCCTTGGCCGAGCCAACGAAGCGAGTGCAGCCACATGTACCAGCTGGGGTTCTTGTCCGGGTTCACCCGCCAGTTGACGTTCCCCTTGCCGTCACCGATCTTCGCCGGCGCCGTCGTACCCCAGGAAAACGTGTCCCTGTAGAGCGCGGAAACCGGGTTCCCGCGGTCGATCCCGCTGTACGCCGGACACGTGTAGACGAGTTTCCGCGGCGGCGTCGGCGGCGCGGTCGGCGGCTCGGGCGTGTGGCTGATGGTCGGGTCCGGCGCGGCCTCCGGCTCGGACCCGCCCCACGGGACGATCAGTACGACGGCCAGTACGGCGGCGCTCACAAGCAGCGTGATCGTGAGCCGCAGCGTCGTTCCGGTCGTGTGCAGATGTCTCGCGGGCATCGTTCCCCCTCAGGGCATGACTGTTCTGGCCTAGACCTGAATTAGGGCCGACGAGTCCCCGGGTCGAGGTCAGGTGTGGATTCGGTCGCGGCGGTACTTCGGTAACGCGGGGCGGTCGCCGAAAGGTTGCAGCGGGCATCAAGTGTGCTGCCGGCCGGCTCCTGTCAGCTGCGTCGCCATCGGTTCCCCCCGAGGTCGGATTTGTCCCTCTGCCCTATAGATGTCGCGAGCGCCCGGAAAAGTTGCCTCGGATCACCGACTCCGCTTCGCTTGCCCGGAAGGGCAACGTCGGCCGTGCCGGATCGCCCGCAGAATCAAGGCATCGCGCGCATGTCGACCAGCGTCTGATGATCATGGGTGCGCTCCTGCGTACGGCGTACCGTTCACGCGCAGGTACGTGTTACCTGCCGTCGATCGCGTCGACGATCAGCTTGTTGCGGGCGGCGCCGCCGGCGGCGTTGGTGTGGACGCCGTCGCGTAGGTACTCGGCCGGGCGGTTCGGCTGCGCCTCCAGGAACTCGGACCACTCGACGATCCGCAGGTTCGGGTGCTTGCTCGCGGCGTCGCGCAGTTGCCGGTTGATCCAGGCGCTGTTCGCGAGGTCGGCGTCGCGGACCGCTGCAGGCTGCTTGGTGCGGCTCGCGTAGACGTTCACCCAGTACACGGTCCGGTCCGGGCCGGCGATGCGGAGCGCCCGCTCCACCTGCGCGGCGAACGCGGGCGGGTCGAAGATGTCGTTGGTGCCGACGGCCATCACGATCCGCCGCGGGAGACCGTAACGGTGCGACCACTCCTCGAGCGCGTCGACCGCCGCGGCTGCCGGCTGGCCGGACCAGTCGTGGAATGCGATCGGGTCACCGGTGCGATCGGCGAGCAACCGCTCGAGCGCGGCACTGTCCTGGACCGCGATGCTGTCGCCGAACAGCAGCACGCCGTCGAAGGCGAGCACGTCACGGATCTCGTCCTCCGAAGAGATCCGGTGGATCAGCCCTTGCCACGGGCCGAGCGTGCCCGATCCGTAGCGCCCCGGCCCTTGGCTCGGAGCGGCGTACGAGCCGCCGACCGGGATCCCGGCGGCGGGCGAGCGCGGTTCGAGGGCGACGAACAGGCTGCCGAGCAGCGCCAGTATCAGGAACGTCACGACGATCGCGACCAGCGATTCCCAGAACCGCCTGAACCCGGACACCCCGTCACCTGGCCGCGGTCGAGCCTGCTGCAACATGGCGCCGCCCCCCAATCTCCCTCGCCCTACACCCAGATGACGCGCCGGCCACCGGATTCGCTGCATCCCACCCACAACAAGCCGAAAGCGAGCCCCCCAGGCTCCCTTCCTCCCCCAGCATCCCCGACGACCCCAGCCCTGGGTACTTTTCGGCCATGCCGAATTCCGCCGACGACGTCCTGCGCCGACGCGACGGTGAGGGGCGGGCGGGGTACAAGCCGGCGGGGATGTTTCGGCGGTCGGAGGAGGAGCGGACGGACCAGGAGGTTTCGTGGCGGCGTACCGACCAGGCGTTCTTCGCGGCGGGGGCGTGTCACATCCTCGCGTGGGAGTTCGTCGCCAGGTATCCGGCGTACGGCGTCTTCGCGGTGTGGAAGGTCGGTGAGCGGTATCCGATGCACGTGATCGCGAGTGACGGGACGTGGGCGTTCGACCACGACGGGTGGACCCTCGAGCGCGAACTGCTCGCGGCGACCCCGCGCCCGTGCGTACCACCTGGACCGCTTTCCGCCCCACCCGCCGCTCGGGTGACTCAGGTCGCGCGCTCGGCCTCGCCGCGTTCGACGCAGAACTCGTTTCCCTCGGGGTCCTTCATCGTGACCCAGCCGCGGCCGTCGGGCATCCGGTGGTCTTCGTGGATCGTGCCGCCGAGGGTCAGGATCCGCTCCACCTCCGCGTCCCGCGTACGCTCGGTCGGGCCCCAGTCGAGGTGTACCCGGTTCTTCACGCCCTTGCCCTCCGGTACGGCGATGAACAGCAGCGCCGGCACCGGCGCCGGGGCCTCGACGAGCACCTCGTCGTCGCCCGGTACGTCGCCGTCCGCGACCGGCCAACCGGTCACCGCACTCCAGAACTGCGCAATCTCGTAAGGGTTCGCCGCATCGATCGTGATGTGTCGCAGATTCATCCCGAGACCTTAACCAGACAGCCGTTCCCGGGTCTCGCGGAGTGTCGGCGGCCGGGTCTACTGTGCGGATCATGGGTGCCGGGCCACCGGGTCCGGCCAGTTTGGGGGAAGGACACTGCGATGGCATCCCGGCTCAATCCGTACATCCAGTTCGACGGTGACGCGCGTGCGGCGATGGAGTTCTACCAGAGCGTCTTCGGTGGTGAGGTGTCGTCCAACACGTTCAAGGAGTTCGGCACGGGTCACGGGCCGGAAGACGACGAGAAGCTGATGCACAGCCAGCTCGAGACCCCGAGCGGGTTCACGCTGATGGCGGCCGACACGCCGCAGGGCATGCCGTACAACCCGGGGGAGAACATCGCGATCAGCCTCAGCGGCGACGGCGACGAGCTGCGCGGGTACTACGAGAAGCTGTCCGAGGGCGGCAAGGTGACGGTCCCGCTGGAGAAGCAGATGTGGGGTGACGAGTTCGGCATGGTGACCGACCGGTTCGGCATCAACTGGATGGTGAACATCGCGGGCAGCTGACCCGCGAAAACCGGTACCTCGGAGCAGGCTGCCGCGGCTAGCTTGGCCGGATGGGACTCAACGACCTGCTGTACGACCCCATCCGGCACAACAACTGGGCGACCGGCAGCCTGATCCGGTTCTGCCGCGACCAGAACCTGACGGCCGAGCAGCTGGAGATCACCGGCGTCGGCACGTACGGCGGCATTCTCGCGACGCTCGACCACATCGTCCGCTGCGACGGCAGCTACCTGCGCCGGATCGTCGACCGGCCGCTCCACTTCGTCGACGCCGAACCGGCGACCGACCTGGAGACGCTGGACCGGTGGAACGCGGAGACCGGCGAGCTCTGGGAGGTGTTCCTGAGCCAGCCGATCGACGTCGAACGTGTGCTGATCGTCGACGACAACACCCGCGGCACGCGCGTCGGCATCTTCATCGCGCAGGCGATCAACCACGCCAACCACCACCGCGAACAGGTCTGCGCGATCCTCACCGGTCTGGGTATCGAGCCGCCGGACATCCAAGCGTGGGAGTACGCCTGGACGACCGGCCGCATCTGGGATCTCGACGAAACCGCCGCCCAGTAGGCGAGGTCAGTGGGCGGCTGCGGCTGCCAGGACGCCCGGCTCGTAGGAGCCGCCGAGCTGGTTGAGGGTCACGGCGAGCCGGTTGGTCGCGTTGATCATGGCGATCAGGGTGACCAGCGCGATCAGCTGGTCCTCGCCGTAGTACTCGCTCGCCTTGGCCCAGGTCGCGTCGGAGACACCCTCGGACGCGTCGGCCAGCCGGGTCGCTTCCTCGGTGAGCGCGAGCGCGGCCCGCTCCTCCTCGGTGAAGACCGTCGAGTGCCGCCATCCGGCGACCAGGTGCAGCCGGGTGCTCGTCTCGCCCGCGGCGGCGGCCTCCTTGGAGTGCAGGTCGATGCAGTGCCCGCAGCCGTTGATCTGACTGGCCCGGAGCATCACGAGGTTCTGCGTCGCGTGCGGCAGGCCGGCCTCCTGCAGCAGGGCGTGGACGGCGTACAGCCGCTTCGCCAGCTTGCCGCCGAACGCGTTCTGCATCAGGTCGATACGCGGTTCCATCATCATCACCCTCGGTCATGGGATCTACTGGACGGACACGAGACGCCGCCCGCTCGCTCCGCGTGACCGGCTCCGGACGTGACGAGCGCCATACCGGCCGAGATGTCACAGGAAAGCGGCCGGCAGGCATCTATAGGGGAGACCCGCGGACAAGGAGCCCAGCATGACCGGTACGGACCGTGCCACCGAGGTTTTCGTCGCTCATCGCAATCTGCTGTTCACGGTGGCCTACGAGATCCTCGGCTCGGCCGCGGACGCCGAGGACGTGCTGCAGGAGACCTGGCTGCGCTGGGTCAAGGTCGACCTCGACACGGTGCAGGACCACCGGGCGTACCTCGTCCGGATCGCGAGCCGACAGGCCCTCCAGCGTCTCCGCACACTCGGCCGCCGCAAGGAGTCGTACGTCGGACCGTGGCTCCCCGAGCCCCTGCTCACGGCGCCCGACGTCTCGGAGGACGTCGAACTCGCCGACAGCATCTCGATGGCGATGCTGCTGGTGATGGAGACCCTCAACCCCACCGAACGCGCGGTCTTCGTGCTCCGCGAGGTCTTCGGCCTGGAGTACGACGAGATCGCGGCGGCGGTCGACAAGAAGCCCGACGCCGTCCGCCAGATCGCCCACCGCGCTCGCTCGCACGTGGCCGCCCGCCGTCCGCGCGGCGTCGTGTCCGCCGACCAGACCCGGCACGCCCTGGAAGCGTTCCAGCGCGCCGTCAACACCGGCGACCTCCAGGGCCTCGTCGACATCCTCGCGCCGGACGTCGTGTTCCTCGGCGACGGCGGCGGTGTCGTCCAGGCGGTCCAGCGGCCGATCGTCGGCGCCGACAAGGTGGGCCGTCTGCTCGCCCTGGGGATCGCGCGGCTGGCCGAGGGCTCCTTCGAGACCACCCACATCAACGGGCAGCCGGCGCTCATCCTCCGGTTCGCCGACGAGGTCGACACCGTCACCGTCCTGCATGTCGAGGACGGCAAGATCGCCGGCCTGTACGCCGTCCGCAACCCGGCCAAGCTCTCCCGCCTGACCGAGGAGACGCCGCTGACCCGGTGAGGCACCCTTGACGCCGGAGCCCGCCGCGTGAATCACTGTGCGTGACGAGGTGGGGTCGACACCAGGGGGCGGCGATGACATCGGAGCAGCGTGCACGGTCCGGGTTCTGGGAGCGGTCGACCGCCTGGAAAGCGGTCCTGCTGATCATCGGTTGCCTGGTCTTCTACCTGGCGGTCGGCTGGGTCGTCGGCCGGGTGTTCGACGGCGAGATCGACGACGGCAACCCGATCGGAACCGCGAGCAGCACGTTCTTCGCCCTGGTGCTTCCGGTGGCGATCGGTGGTGCGGTGCTGCTGCTGGTCACTGCCCGGTTGGGCTGGTTGCGCACGATCTTCGGCCCGCAGCCTGTCGGTGGCAGCCGGTGGATGTGGGTCGCGCCGGTGCTGGTGGTCGTGGCGATCGTGGGTCATCTCGGCGCGACCTCGTGGAGTTCCTGGTCGTCCGTCGAGGTCCTGATGGTGGGGCTGCTCGGGATCTGTATCGGGGTTGCGGAGGAGCTCGCGACCCGCGGGCTGGCGGTGAAGATCCTGCGCGACGCCGGCCACTCCGAGCGGTACGTGATGGTGGTTTCGTCGCTGTTGTTCGCGTTGATGCACACGATCAACCTGCTGTCCGGCATGACACTCGGCACGGTCGCGGCGACGTTGGTCTACACGTTCGGCTTCGGGGCCTGCATCTACCTCGCGATGCGTGTCACCGGCACCATCTGGACGGCGATCGTGCTGCACGCGCTCACCGATCCGTCGACGTTCCTCGCCACCGGCGGTATCGACGAAGCGGTGACAGATCAAACCGGCGGCATGTCACTCCTCGCGGCCGCCGCGACGATCCTGCTGATACTCGTCGGCGTCGTCGCGATCTTCCTGGTCCACGGCAAAGCCCAAGCATCAGGTGACGTCTAGGCCGGACGAGGTCTGCGCAGCAGGGTGATCGTCTAGGACGGCAGGGGCTTGCGCAGCAGGGTGATTGTCGTTTCGTAGCGGGTGACGGATCCGTCCGGAGTGTCGACGTCCCAGGCGCCGGTCTCGCTGCCGCTGACGACGTACCCGAGGCGCTCGTACAGCCTGCGCGGTCGGGGACTCGCGTCGTCGATCCCCAGTTCGGCGAACGGGATGCCGCGAGCACGGATGCGTTCTTCCAGAGCCCCGATGAGGATGGTCCCGATCCCGCACGACTGCAGGTGCGCGAGAACCGACAACTGGTACAACGTCGCCCCACCGACCGGCTTCGTATAGTCCACGGCCCCGAACCCGACAGGCTGCCCCGACGGCGTACACACCGCCAGATAATCCGCCTCCCCGCGCCGCGCGCGCTCCAGTTCCCGCTCCATGGAACGCACCTTGGACGGAGGCTCACCCAGGCTCGGCAGATCTTCCATCGTCAGATCCCGAACAGTCACCGGAACAACAACTTCGTACACGACGATCCGCCTTCCCTGGGCCAACCGCACGATACGACTAGCCAACCTCCGACGACCAACGAATTCCTACCCGGCCTGTCAGCTTGGACGAAGCGGCCACAGGACTTCGATGAGGTGATCGTCCGGCGCCAGCTTCCACTCAGGGCTGGTGTGAAAAAGATCCATCGCGGGTTCGCGGGTTCGCGGACGAGCGCGAGGCCCGCGGCGGCCGCGGCGTACTCCCGGAGCCGTTGCACCACGGCCTTCCCCGCGGTGAGGGTGTTGCCGCCGCGGTACAGAACGGACAGGTCTCCGGCGGCCGGGAGCGTGACGCGCACTGCAGGAACGGCGTCCGGGTGTCCCTCGACGGCCTCTGCGGACTCTGCCGGCCCGTCAACCGGTACGCCGGCCCGTCAACCGGTACGCCGGCCTGTCAGCCGGTCACCGGTCTGTCCAACGGTCGCCGGCCTCGCCGGCGCCGGGTCCGTCGTCAGTTGGTTCGCCGACGCGGATGTAGGCGTTGCCTGCCTGGGGCAGCCCCTGCCGCGAACCTCCGCGCTGACGTCGCGGAGTGCGCTCCCGGCGGCACAGTCGGACTTCGACGGGTCCCGCAACCGACGGCACCGGAGGACCGGCTGCGCCCGCAGACGCCTCCGCATGACGTCGGTGATCACGACCGTCGGTACCTCGAACATCCTGACCAGGTGTCGGGCGGTCAACCGTCCAGAAGGTGGGTGGATTCGGGGACTGGGGTCACAGGGGTGCCTTTCGTGAGGTAGGAGACGAGGTTCTCGACGACGAGGTTGGCCATGGCGGTGCGGGTAGGGATGGTGGCGGAGCCGACGTGGGGGAGGAGGACGGTGTTCGGGAGGGTGAGTAGGTCGGGGTGGACCTTGGGCTCGTGTTCGAAGACGTCGAGGCCGGCGGCCTGGATCGTGTTGGTGCGGAGGGCGTCGACCAGCGCCTGCTCGTCGACGACCGTGCCGCGGGCGACGTTGATGAGGATGCCGTCGGGCCCTAGTGCCTTGAGTACTTCGGCATCGACCAGGTGGCGGGTGCTGTCGCCGCCGGGAATGACGATCATCAGGGTGTCGACGTCGGCGGCCATGTCGAGCAGGGACGGGTAGTACCGGTACGGAACCTCCTTCGGGCGACGGTTGTGATAGGCAACAGAAATGCCGAACGGCTGCACGCGATCGGCGATCGCCTGACCGATCCGACCGAGCCCGAGGATGCCCATCCGGCGGCCGTGCATCGTTGCCCGGGTCAACGGATACGGACCGCCGTCGGCCCACTTGCCGGCGCGCAGGTACCGCTCGGCCTGCCCCAGTTCGCGAACCGTCATCAGCAGCAGACCCAGGGCGGTGTCGGCGACCTCGTCGTCCAGCACGCCGGGCGTGTTCGTGACCACGACGCCGCGCTCGGCCGCGGCGGCCGCGTCGATGCGGTCGTAGCCGACGCCGAAGCTCGCGACCAGGCGGACCGCGGGCAGGCTGTCGAGGTAGGGACCGTCGATCGGGGTGCCGCCGGTGGCGACGGCGACGATCTCGTCCCGGCGGGCCGCGAGCACGGCCTCGGGATCGAGCTCCTGCCAGAGCCTGATCAGCTCGCAGTGCGCCTCCAACCCGGCGGCGACCGCGGGGTGCATCGGTCCTGGTATCAGCACGACTGGTTGTCCCATGCGTTCATCTTTGTCGACCGCCACGGCCCGGACCAGGAACTCAACCAGCATTTCTCATGCCCTGGACAGGAACCCGGCCGGAACCGAAGGTCGCCCCTGTTGCCACGCGCCCCGGAACGACGACGATCGGAACAGGAGGCCATCATGATCATCGACTGCGCTTACTACCGGGACGGACGTCGGCAGCACGTCGAGGCGATGTCGGTCGCCGACGCCGCCGCGGCTTGCCGGGCCGGCGGGTTCGTCTGGCTGGGCATGTTCGAGCCCAGCACCGAGGAACTCGCCGAGGTCCGGGAGAGCTTCGGCCTGCACGAGCTGGCTGTCGAGGACGCGCAAACGTTCCACCTGCGCCCCAAGGTGGAGCCGTACGAGGGCGACATCCGGCTCGTCATCCTCCGCACCGCACGGTACGACGAGGACCGTGAGGAGGTGGACTTCGGCGAGGTCAGTGTCTTCGTGGGCCCGGCCTTCGTGATCACCGTCCGGCAGGGCGTGGCGAGCGACCTGCACGGCGCCCGGATCCGGCTCGAACAGCGACCCGAGCTCCTGGAAGCCGGTACCAGTTCGGTCCTGTGGGCGATCCTCGACCAGGTCGTCGACGGCTACGGCCCGGTGGTCGCGGAGCTGGAGCGCGATATCGAGGAGGTCGAGCGGACGGTGTTCGCCGGTTCCGTCGCGCCGACCGAGCGGATCTACTTCCTGCGCCGCGAGGTCACCGACTTCTACCGCGCCGTACACCCGTTGATCGCCGTACTCGCGACGCTCGAGCGCGGCGCCCGCGACACCTCACTGTTGCCGTACTTCCGCGACGTGCACGACCACCTGGTCCTGGTGAACGAGGAGGTCGCCGCGCAACGCGACCTGCTCGCCACCGTCCTCGAGGCGAACATGGCGGTGATCGGAGTCGAGCAGACGAGGGTCAGCGTCCGGCAGAACGCCACGATCGAGCAGCTCACGATTCTCGCCACGGTGTTCCTGCCGCTCACCTTCGTGACCGGCTTCTTCGGGCAGAACTTCGGCTGGCTGGTCGACCACATCGGCGCCGGCTGGGACTTCTTCGTGCTCGGCATCGGCGGCCTGCTGGTGCCGTGCGTCGCGCTGGCCATCTGGTTCCGCCGCCAACGAGCAGCCCGCCGGCAAGCTGCCTGACGGATCGGATTCACGCCGCGTTCCGGTGACGGAACAAGGGTCGGGAGCAGACACCACCTGGAGGTTGTGATGCGAAAGCTCCCCGCCCTGCTCCACGCGACGTCGGTCCTCGCGACGGTCGCCCTGCTCCCCGCCTCAGCAGTCCCCGCCGCACCGACGGCGCCTGCTGGTACGTCGGCCGCGACACCCCCGACGTACGACGCGACGCCGCTCAAGTCCTACCCGGCCTTCGACGCCAATCAGGCGATTGCTGTCGACAAGCAGTACTTCTACGCGGTCAACAACGTCACGGTCACCAAGCACGACCGCCGTACCGGCGAGCCGCTGCTGCAGTTCGCAGGTGACACCGCCGGGCCGTTCAAGCACCTGGACAGCGGCGTGGTCGTCGGCGGCAAGCTGTACGCCACGCACTCCAACTACCCCGAGTGGCCGATGGAGAGCTCGATCGAGGTGTTCGACACCAGGACGATGCGGCACGTCGACACGTTCTCGTTCGGCATCTACCGCGGCTCGCTGACCTGGCTCGACCGGTACGACGGCGCGTGGTGGGCCGGGTTCGCGAACTACGACAAGATCCAGGACGGCATGACCGAGCCGTACGGCGAGACCTACAACACCCAGGTCGTGAAGCTCAACGACAAGTTCGAGCCGCTGCAGTCCTGGACGATCCCCAAGCCGATCCTCGATCGCT containing:
- a CDS encoding heparinase II/III family protein; amino-acid sequence: MPARHLHTTGTTLRLTITLLVSAAVLAVVLIVPWGGSEPEAAPDPTISHTPEPPTAPPTPPRKLVYTCPAYSGIDRGNPVSALYRDTFSWGTTAPAKIGDGKGNVNWRVNPDKNPSWYMWLHSLRWLGQGINAGAKGDRRALQHVTAIVRDWVKDNPYSWKADVGAYESTMHRTNVLICLRQAVLSGLRVTKLPPSYAWLDDALLKHAWFLQKNYSGDWNHGTDESLALFGVGCTLGRHDLKKLAADRLTSAIKTSIDTQGTTNEQSTAYAQFNYALWGRAIDVLRKCGVDPGTTITARRRELAKWLALATNSLGNLPQLGDSEVVKTVPVPGTVLEYAGTLGARGIRPTQRIGIFDGGYVFGRTGWGETRPFTQESTYSIRFGPVRKLHGHEDHTSVTYTSRGRDILIDGGHSGYKWDDWRSWAKSQFAHNELTVASTAAEHPETKLVRSSIKDTSEFYELKDKLGPVDRTRGVLMLKDPDLMVVLDRGASATSQQYSALWHLPADQKVVVSGNDRAVAARPGDRVKTTLLQIPFQQQTTPIEVVTGAADPVQGWHYTTIDKRLPAPVVKFNRSGQNASILSVIAPTRTNAVVSYTTSWQGSRMLVNLKVDGVTTVIGVGADGTLQRVK
- a CDS encoding GDSL-type esterase/lipase family protein: MSGFRRFWESLVAIVVTFLILALLGSLFVALEPRSPAAGIPVGGSYAAPSQGPGRYGSGTLGPWQGLIHRISSEDEIRDVLAFDGVLLFGDSIAVQDSAALERLLADRTGDPIAFHDWSGQPAAAAVDALEEWSHRYGLPRRIVMAVGTNDIFDPPAFAAQVERALRIAGPDRTVYWVNVYASRTKQPAAVRDADLANSAWINRQLRDAASKHPNLRIVEWSEFLEAQPNRPAEYLRDGVHTNAAGGAARNKLIVDAIDGR
- a CDS encoding VOC family protein; this encodes MNLRHITIDAANPYEIAQFWSAVTGWPVADGDVPGDDEVLVEAPAPVPALLFIAVPEGKGVKNRVHLDWGPTERTRDAEVERILTLGGTIHEDHRMPDGRGWVTMKDPEGNEFCVERGEAERAT
- a CDS encoding VOC family protein; translation: MASRLNPYIQFDGDARAAMEFYQSVFGGEVSSNTFKEFGTGHGPEDDEKLMHSQLETPSGFTLMAADTPQGMPYNPGENIAISLSGDGDELRGYYEKLSEGGKVTVPLEKQMWGDEFGMVTDRFGINWMVNIAGS
- a CDS encoding DinB family protein, with translation MGLNDLLYDPIRHNNWATGSLIRFCRDQNLTAEQLEITGVGTYGGILATLDHIVRCDGSYLRRIVDRPLHFVDAEPATDLETLDRWNAETGELWEVFLSQPIDVERVLIVDDNTRGTRVGIFIAQAINHANHHREQVCAILTGLGIEPPDIQAWEYAWTTGRIWDLDETAAQ
- a CDS encoding carboxymuconolactone decarboxylase family protein — translated: MEPRIDLMQNAFGGKLAKRLYAVHALLQEAGLPHATQNLVMLRASQINGCGHCIDLHSKEAAAAGETSTRLHLVAGWRHSTVFTEEERAALALTEEATRLADASEGVSDATWAKASEYYGEDQLIALVTLIAMINATNRLAVTLNQLGGSYEPGVLAAAAAH
- a CDS encoding RNA polymerase sigma-70 factor, producing the protein MTGTDRATEVFVAHRNLLFTVAYEILGSAADAEDVLQETWLRWVKVDLDTVQDHRAYLVRIASRQALQRLRTLGRRKESYVGPWLPEPLLTAPDVSEDVELADSISMAMLLVMETLNPTERAVFVLREVFGLEYDEIAAAVDKKPDAVRQIAHRARSHVAARRPRGVVSADQTRHALEAFQRAVNTGDLQGLVDILAPDVVFLGDGGGVVQAVQRPIVGADKVGRLLALGIARLAEGSFETTHINGQPALILRFADEVDTVTVLHVEDGKIAGLYAVRNPAKLSRLTEETPLTR
- a CDS encoding CPBP family intramembrane glutamic endopeptidase; this encodes MTSEQRARSGFWERSTAWKAVLLIIGCLVFYLAVGWVVGRVFDGEIDDGNPIGTASSTFFALVLPVAIGGAVLLLVTARLGWLRTIFGPQPVGGSRWMWVAPVLVVVAIVGHLGATSWSSWSSVEVLMVGLLGICIGVAEELATRGLAVKILRDAGHSERYVMVVSSLLFALMHTINLLSGMTLGTVAATLVYTFGFGACIYLAMRVTGTIWTAIVLHALTDPSTFLATGGIDEAVTDQTGGMSLLAAAATILLILVGVVAIFLVHGKAQASGDV
- a CDS encoding GNAT family N-acetyltransferase; the encoded protein is MERELERARRGEADYLAVCTPSGQPVGFGAVDYTKPVGGATLYQLSVLAHLQSCGIGTILIGALEERIRARGIPFAELGIDDASPRPRRLYERLGYVVSGSETGAWDVDTPDGSVTRYETTITLLRKPLPS
- a CDS encoding 2-hydroxyacid dehydrogenase yields the protein MGQPVVLIPGPMHPAVAAGLEAHCELIRLWQELDPEAVLAARRDEIVAVATGGTPIDGPYLDSLPAVRLVASFGVGYDRIDAAAAAERGVVVTNTPGVLDDEVADTALGLLLMTVRELGQAERYLRAGKWADGGPYPLTRATMHGRRMGILGLGRIGQAIADRVQPFGISVAYHNRRPKEVPYRYYPSLLDMAADVDTLMIVIPGGDSTRHLVDAEVLKALGPDGILINVARGTVVDEQALVDALRTNTIQAAGLDVFEHEPKVHPDLLTLPNTVLLPHVGSATIPTRTAMANLVVENLVSYLTKGTPVTPVPESTHLLDG
- a CDS encoding magnesium and cobalt transport protein CorA; its protein translation is MIIDCAYYRDGRRQHVEAMSVADAAAACRAGGFVWLGMFEPSTEELAEVRESFGLHELAVEDAQTFHLRPKVEPYEGDIRLVILRTARYDEDREEVDFGEVSVFVGPAFVITVRQGVASDLHGARIRLEQRPELLEAGTSSVLWAILDQVVDGYGPVVAELERDIEEVERTVFAGSVAPTERIYFLRREVTDFYRAVHPLIAVLATLERGARDTSLLPYFRDVHDHLVLVNEEVAAQRDLLATVLEANMAVIGVEQTRVSVRQNATIEQLTILATVFLPLTFVTGFFGQNFGWLVDHIGAGWDFFVLGIGGLLVPCVALAIWFRRQRAARRQAA